Within the Sebastes umbrosus isolate fSebUmb1 chromosome 5, fSebUmb1.pri, whole genome shotgun sequence genome, the region ccacagagCATCTTCTTTGTAAATTATCTGTGGAGGATATGACACAGTTGAGTTGCACTGCCCTCTAGAGGACAGAGGTAGAGCTACAGTGTAACAGGTCTGTCCTAAAGGACACATACAGCCATAGATAGCTATGCCACTTCTCACACATATGTATGATCCTTACCGTTTAACCTGTTTATATTTTTGGACATTGTGTATATTTGGTTTGCACGTTATTGtcaaagctagggttggtagtgctgttcaaatacattttttgtgatatttgatgaaattctcattacattccaacagcaatcaataaatcaaatgctcaaacaaaaaaagggggaaaaaaatccaatatctgtggctgtcgcaggactgtaataatgATAAGCCTCAATTGGCCCAAATGAAATTATATAATGGCCTGCTATCTTCCTGCCTTTGtacctgcgtgcactctgcctGTGCACTCATTTCacgtcaccagagtcttccacaagctgctgctTGTTTGTAATGATAATTGTTGGGGAGTGGTTTTGGAGACCTGAAAagacagactgtcagtgttgcagacttGACGACTTTCTCGCAAGAGTTAGATGTAACAATTTCCATCGGAataaataaagttctatcttatctcaTCTTTCTACTCAAAAGAGACACGTGCAAGCTAGTtttgagcaaaaacaaaatccaCCCAATGTGTACAACAGACAGAAATAActaggcaaaagtgagcatggctcacatactcCCGCTCAATGCTGGACCCCTGCtgaagtagggccaaaggttttgccattTTGGAACTAACGGAACGAGTTCTACTCCAGAAACGAAATTGAAAtcgaaaaaaaaacagtttttggccaaaatttcaaaggttttgggcaccctggacttctaacccccaaaaggcacaactagaccacactgtcaaccatcataccaaatttgaagttcctaagttaaatagtttccaacTTCTGCTAACCATAAATCAACTTAAGAGCACATATTATGACAACATTTTATGAGTCTTGGTTTAGTTTCTTCATATGTGGCTGTAGGTTTCCATacctggaaaacaaaagtcaaggTGAAGACAGAACACAAGACTTAATAAATGTGGGAGGTCAACCAGATAAGGAAACTGAAATCACTTGTTGGCCAACGTTGTGTGTCCTGGATATTCATCCAAGTGATTTGATCACTAAGAAGAGTGGCCTTGCACTAATAGACGTGTGTCTCTTTTACAAACTAAGAGAGGAatagctataatatatataaatatataggctATTAAGGATTTATCAGCATGTATTGCTATGGAAAAACTAACATACATTACTAAAGGAAAGCTGGTAGTTTATATCTGGAGCTTCATGGAGTTtttgaagggggggggggttaattGGAATAAGATTATAAAGTGTAGTAGCCCATGTGACCTTTAAGATTTATGTATATTGTAATTACTGTAACATATTTTCACCTCTGTTTAATTAGGCTACAaggtttttttatttacttgtatAATAATTTGATGGTATTGCCTAATGTAGTCTATTTGCTGCTGAGACTGAccattttattaatatgtttgttattttagaAAACCTCaataacaaggcaaaagtgagcatggctcacataccctcgctcactgcttgacccctgctaaaggttttgcccttttaggaaaaatttcagaaattttgggcaccctgaACTTCTAACTCCCAAatggcacaactagaccacaccatcacaaatttgaagttcctaagtgaaGTAGTttctgtacaacacctctctagggagggggggggacaaaggaggacggtctgcaggacggATAATAATGCagacagtgcactttcatagaataagctactgaagttaccctgcactatactcatttttaaaagtctcttctgcactatattcacttttttaatagtcctgtatcacagctgttaccctgcactatattcacttttaacagttttcttcatctccttctatttttatatctggtatatttttttgtactttgtactttgcactactaactttttctgcctttttaataacatgttttgcactatggaactgtgatgctggaaactttaaTTActctcgggatcaataaagttactatctatctatctatctatctatctatctatctatctattttccGAGTTCTGCACTGGAAATGacagtgtgacacgcgaacggacggaaggacggactgACACGTGGAGCGCCACGACCCATAGGTCAATAAACCTGTGAGTGACTCACCAGACTGCTCAGCAGGACCGGACTCCTCTCCGCTCTGTAAGGTCTTGATGACGACTCCACACTCCACTGCAGAGAGGAAACGGAAGATTGTAAACAAGGTGCTTCGTCATACAAACATCAGACACACGTTACATATGAGAGGTGGGGATGTTTCACCCTGGTTGGTGAGAGCAGACGGCCCGTGGACTAAAGACTTGAGGGTGGTGCAGTCGGACTCGCAGATCAGAGTTTTGACGAGCGGCTGGATGTCGTCCATGCTGTGCTTCACCGCCGCCGACAGCATCCTCCTCAGGAAACCCGTGTTAAACAGAGGACCAgacctggacacacacaaacacaaccgtTGAGAAGTTTGGAATCAGCtgttatattgatgtttttcttctttccttcaataATCACTATTTTAACCGAGATAAAAACAGTATAATTCAGAcaccaaatgtattatttagatTTGAAGTAGTTTTTTTGAAATAGTAGTGGTGCTGAGGGGTTTACCATAACGGTCCAAGCTGCACTGATGTCTTTCCAGGCAGACTTCCATGACAGTTACAGGGCAGCGTGTCTGGAGGAAACACAAGAAAGGACATGATTTACTTTCTATATCTACTGCAGCTGCCTGTACTCATTCTCTGGCTAAGCTACTTCTTAGCTTAAGAAGTAGAATcattttctcaacacataaaggaacccttcatccttcagttcatcccaaacattcaaaatcaacacatctggaaatgaaaatactcaagtaaagtaaaagtaccttaaatttgtatttaaatacagtatttgagtaaatgtattcagCTATTATCCCACCACTAATCATCAACATACCTCGCATGATGTGTGAACCAGCCTACTATAACAGACAGCTCTCTTGGTGAACTCACCGTCCACCATGTTTCCCAGTCTGAGGAAGAGTCTCTCCTCACACCACTGACAGTGGACCAGTTTCCGTAACTTCTTGGCTGACTCGTCAGCCTGTGTGGGACCTCTGAGGACTCTCACCACCACCAGGACGAAATGCTCCAACGCCACCGCCAGCAGCACCTCGATGCCTTTGTTACAGCGAGCCGCCGCTCTACGACAGACAGGGAGAATTACATTTCCTTCAGCCTTACCAGTATCACACCAggacacgcacgcacgcacgcacgcacgcacgcacgcacgcacgcacgcacgcacgcacgcacgcacgcacgcacgcacgcacacacacacacacacacacacacacacacacacacacacacacacacacacacacacacacacacacacacacacacacacacacacacacacacacacatcacggTTTGAAGTCCTACCTGGCCACGGTGGCCACCACCATGCGTGCAGCCAGCTCTTTGTAGTACTCGGTGCGTACGATGTGACAGCCGTAGTGACGCAGCGTGACGTTGGGAGACTTGGAGTACAGAGAGCCCGTGTCTGTGGACGTCACAGAGATGATGCCCAGGTTCCGGACGTTTCTGAAGGCGGCGTCCAGGTAGTTCACTGCCGTCCCGAACGGATCCAAGTGACTGAAAGATTCAAGAGATAAAGTGACTGATTCAACCACTAACTGCAAATATTTAGGAAGCATTAGTTTCTTTGATTctgcagaataaaaaaaaaaactcttgcgTTTAAAGTTATCTATTGTCATATGCACAGCAATAACAGAGACACAGTCGtcggcaatgaaaatcttagagctcaggctccctccaacaacgctcattaaatatgtataataaaaaaaaaacacgagagTAAAAATGagaagacataaaatagtgcaaagtTAAAATATAAGGAtcaaatataacataataacaaacaataatataacatttataaaataatatacaaaatatttgagattcaaaatgaatgaactgaatgtaaacaggaatgttgtgtgtatatatatatatatatatatatatatacagtaccaCTAAGCTAAATCAATTACGAAACTTGATGAAAATCGTCCTACTTACATGTAGTCGAAGGACCACAGGTGCATAGTGACGTTTGCGTCCATCTTGGCGACCTCCACCGTAGCGATGGGCGCTCCCTCCACTTCACTGCTTGCCCCGTCGGGCCCCCGGGGGCCTCGCGAGCCTCCGTCCACGCGGATGTGGTTGAGCTCGCAGTTCTCTTTGATCATTTTGACGCATATGTCGCTGATGTCCGTTATGGTGACTTTGACGGCGTTACGAAGGTGCTTCGCCCACTGGAGGCCCATAAtccctgagagagacagagagagagagcagacacaAGATAGAGGTTTAATGTTGTAGCGAAGGTCTGGGAGCATTTCCTCAAACAATACTTCCCAGGCATTATGTAAATTCAGACTTTCTGCTTCTTGCACAtctcttttcatttcaaaacagatatatttgatatatttttttactgtaaatgtctATGTTATATTTAAGATTCTTGACTTGCAGTTATTGTTTCTTATTCCTTTTCTCTTACTATGTTTATTGTGACCGTTATGCGCCGTAACACTAAGGCAAAGTcattgtatgttgaaaactcAATTGATAATAAAcctcattctgattctgatgtggTTAAACTTGATAATCAATTCTGACTGCAGAGAAACATTTGTCTTAACGTGTCTTTCAGTCTCAGATTTAagatttttgtttctttaaacaAGGGCCGcaacaaaacaattattttcactttATCAGTTAATCAATTACTCTTTCGCTCTATAACAGGttggaaaatagtaaaaaaaaaaaatatatatatgtccaTCAAAATGTCCTAAATCACAACTGTACATATTCAGATTACTAGTCTGGTCCGAGCTACAGTCTTAAAACCAAAgatagaagacaaagaaaaacagcaaagatTCACTTTTGAGAAACTGGAacaagtgattaaaaaaaacaaacaattgcttaaaaaatgacGATCATGATAGGCACATATCATCTGTCAATGccaatataaatcctactcactgtacatacagtatacatacatcttcacatgtacatactttacataatcatccagtccttgtatatccatccagtatttatttctttgcactatttgtattgtttacaacttccagaacCCTTTAAGTGtatatagatattttattttttattattatattattattttattgttggacATTATTGTTCATAGcggttatttctattctgtgtaagcacactgagagagctgcataaaaaacggagtcaaattccatgtatgtatgtatgtacttggcaCAATAaacttgattctgattctgatcaaCTAATCGACCCATCGTTTCAGCTCAAACCTCAGCCGATAGGGTAAAATAATTCCGCTTATTCGCAGGAATTTGAAACTGGATACAGTAGATCCCTCCACTAGAATCGAGTAAATGTTACCTAAACTCTTGGAAGAAGTTCATTTGTGGATGAAATGGATGAAGTTATCTCACAACAGCTGGTATATCTTTTCATTGTATTTATCCCATCACAACAGGTTTATAGTACTGCAAAACCCAGCTGGGATTTGTGTCACAGTAGATTCAAGTGCAGCCCAAACTGTGACACAGGAAATGCAAGAAGCTGCAGGAACATCAGATAAACTGCACATTATTTGGCATcagatgtttggtgttttttttggggtttttttacaactttttcatataaataagcAGCCCTTATTTTGTTATCTTCCAAAACTAAGGTAATCATTTACAATAAGATATAAAAAGAGATGTTTTGTGGTATTaacttgttttttaaatcagtggacttctgtatattttaatgctgttttattatttcaggaGATCTTCACAGTCTCACCTGTGGCTCCAAAAGCATCCAGACACTCGACTGGGTTTCTCTCCTCTGCCAGAACAGCCAGCGAACAAAACACCAGCTgcctgaaatacacacacacacacacacacacacacacacacacacacacacacacacacacacacacacacacacagacacaaactctGCTTAATGGATGTTCATAATCTGAGTTTACAGAAATCTGTAAAGcatatgtatatttttgtaaGAACTTGTGTCTCGTGTGCGAGCCGACCTGTTGGTCTTCATCTTGCGGTTGAAGTAGGTGTCGCTCTTCTGCGGGGTGGTGTGGTTCGGGAGGAGCTGGACGTTGGTTCCAAGCTCTTTCATGATTTCATACGCCTGACCAGACGGAGCTGCCGACACAGTTAACGCATTCAAATCACACAGAAAGATCATCACGGGATCAttacttttttgtgttttgttacatacagtaaggATAAAGGAATCTCTGGGGATTAACCAACTCTAAGCTCAAAGCGGTGCCTCAACAGAGAGGACTACTGAGGCCGTACCTGGAATATGGAGATCTGGTTGGCAACAAAACATGTCTTCTAatagctggctctcatagaatGGAAGGTTCTGGGCATTGCCACAGCATACATATATGTGAAATTAatcttgttttcatttattcttCTACAAAGTTTCCTAGGAAGTTTGATGGTTTCTAATATATATCATGCAGCAACATGGCATTGgctagatcagtggttcccaacctttttccttaagggacccctttcctATCATTGCGTActagtgacatattttatggatatttcatattatatatgtatatgtatttcttttaacaatcattcatacttAGAAGtctctttttttgacaaattcagtgttttcttctccctgacgcttggccattgttctatcagctctttggttcTTTTAACTGCGCACTTTTCTAACGCATtatgaggctgtttagcagagagaggaagggtcTGTGAATATGgattgtgttcaggtcttcaccatGCCCTTATCCTATGAGTTTTAATTTATATTCCAAATAACAATCGAAACatcaatttcatttagttttctacACAACCCCCCCGTGAAGCTTTGGTGACCCCaagtgggggtcgggacccccaggttagGTTGGGAACCTGTGGGCTAGACGTAAGCAATGCCCCAAAACCTTCCATCCTAAGTGAACTTGTTAGCTGCAGGAGAACATGACCAGCTTGAGCCTGGAGACAGACAACCTGTGTAACAAACTGGAGGTGAGGAGTGTGAAAGATGTGGGCGTTAAAGCCAGAAAAGGAATATAGAGCTGCATTATGGAAAGTGTAGGATCTGGTATTTTTGGATCTTAAGCCAAACAGGGGACTAAAAGTCTGCTTCTGTTGTGCCGCGAAAATGGTGTCAGTGTTTATTACCCGGCTCCTCAAACGGCACGTCTGAGTTCCCGGAGTAGCTGGCTTCGGTCTCCCCTTTGTTGACGTGTCGCTTCAGGTGGCTGATCATGTCCGTCTTGCGGGCGATGGTCACAGAACACACCACACAGTGGTAGTGAGCCACGTGTCTCCCCGAAGCCTGGAAACAAAATATTGGTGAAAGAAATTAAATTTAGGGGTGAAAGTAGCTAGGAAAAAACTGCAGCTGCTTCACGGTATTGTCATGTGGAAGGAGGACTAAGGGAAGGACCCAGACAGCTTTACTGATTGGACGGCAAATTCATTTTAGGAAGACATCTGAGGAGCCTCTAGACTTTGGAAAAGCTGCTGCAAAGACTGAATGTATTACGGGATgcatatttttctgataatgTGAAAGGGATGAGGTGGAAGCTCACTTTTGAAATAGGCTGCATCTTTCTTCTGATTTACAAAACTGACgttacatttcaaaataaaaacttaaagtcataaaaacagCACTTACAGGACCCTTAAAATAAAGCGTCACTGCAGCACAACAGTATAACGTGATCGACATGAATGAGTCCATCTGTGGTGATGCAGCTTGAAGCCGCAGCATTTCTATTGTTTCAAACTGAAGGGAACTTGATCTGTAGACAGTTTGCGTGTCTAATTTCTCACCTGATCTCCACTGAGGCTGGGCTTCAGGTTTCTGCAGGGCAGGTGGCAGATGCACATCCTCTGGCCTGTTAAAAGGTCAAGGGTCAACAATTAAGAATTAGGATTTAATGATTTTCTGAGACCAAGATATCAGTACAaatgtcacacaaatgtctataTGTTTCTGggaatcattattttttttttagctttgttCACTTTTTCAGACATTCCAGACCTGTGTAGACACCAtatatggccaaaagtatgtggacaccccTGAGCTGTTCTCAGGATCTTGGCCAACAGTATACATTTATTCTAAATCAACAGAAATGGCAAACAATATTGAGAATGCCCAAAGTTAGGTCTTGAAACTGCTTATTTTGTCTCACAAACAGCCAAAACCTCCAAATGAATTCCATTAACAACAATGTGAAACAattaaaagcagaaaatccAATAAATCTTTCACAGTTTTTACTTGATAAGAGATTTAAATGATGAAGTGACCGTCATTAATTCAACACAAACTGCCACTGACAGTGCTTGCTGGATACAGGtgttgttaattatttattttttttaacagaaaatgtacaAAGCCTTTGGACAAACAGTGCTCTTCCAAATTTGTGTCAACAGTTTGtctctttcctgtttcaacataaCAATGTCCCCGTGCACAAAGTCAGCTCCATAAAGAACAagttttcccagtttggtggGGAAGAATTTGACTGGTCTGCACAGAGCCCTTGACCTCAACCCCGTCCAACACCTTTGAGATGAACTGGAACGCCGACTGAGAGCCAGACCTGATCACCCAACATCAGTGTGTAACTATCACATTCCTACCTTCAAACTCTACATAGACTTTCCAGTGGAGGTTCTGCAGGTGTCGGCGGAGCTTGTGGCTGTAGCAGGCTTTAAACTTCTCCTCAGGACACAGGGGACACGACTTACGACCCGCTGATGAGTGGAAACACAGAAATCAATaagcagggctgcaactaccaATTATATTCATTATCCATTCATTTGCAGATTACTTTTATTGAttgtttgctctataaaatgtaaaaaatatatatttaaatgtcagaaaatggcaAACATGACATCTTAAATATCTCATTTTGTCCGACAGACACTCAAAAATTCAAAGATATTTTGTTTAATATCACATAAGACATAAAAAGCCGTCAAAATTACCAACTGAGAAGTTAaatttttagcatttttgcattaaaaaaataagtcaatatGTCCTCTAATTCCACTTCTATgtcatatgatttattttatcaaaataagaaaaatcgAAGAAAAGAGAGGGATGTTGAAGATTTACTGCAGAACTGAACTTACCACCATTGAGGTCAACCAGCCCCTCGAGGCCCTCCAGTTTAGTTTGGATGGAAATGTGTCTTTCTGTTTGTAGAAAAGGATAATACTTTAAGTCTTTCTGTAAAGTCAGAAAACATTTATCTGTTAAGTTTTAGTCCATGTCATTAAAGGGATACTTTGGgcgttttgaagtggggttgtatgaggtacctaTGCATTGTCAGTGTATTACTCCAAAGCTAGCAGGctctgatgacaaaaacagtatagatacgtttcactttcagttcagttcgccatcagaaaatattctaaatatagcatatacttaaacagatatatattttttaagtgagcctttcttttaggtggctaaaatacgtgtttctgccgtccccgtccacagcactgtaatgctttgctccggtgccggtgctcctgtctgtttctccaaactgggggcgtgccgactgtcatctattgtaggtaatacactgattatggagaagtacctcatacaaccacacttcaaaacagccgaactatccctttaaagtttcCTCCTTAAAGTCAGTGAATACAGATGGTATGAAGCCATCACTGATGTCAACCGATCAGTACACAGAAACAGCTTTTATTAAATCACCAGTAGTTGTGGTTGAGGGTTTGGCATCGCTTTCTGCAGCAGCTTCAGTCTTCACTGCCTGTTCTGCAGCTTGGTTGCCAGCTGATGGTGCATCTTCACCATCTCCAccttcacagacagacaggaaaggaaaacaaaatgtgattattgattatttcacTGAATGCACCACCTACATGGTTTCAATAAAAgctgtttacaaaaaaaacagaagaactAGTTAGTTCAGCTTGACTTGTTTGAGGAGATTCCCGTTTTCGCTCACTGGACTCTTTTCAAAACCAGTTTATATCCTCCCCCTTTTTAAAGTTGGAGTTGGAAAAATCCAGGTACACTCATCTGAGATAGTGTGGCCGGCAACtgatgatttattgattaattggttaaGTAATTGTTTCATCTACAAAACGTcaaaaaatcatgaaaactAGAGtatgtttttagaaacaaacatttaatataGGGATTTAGTATTCACAAGAATTACATTCCTGGCATTGCAGAGGCTTTAAAAACACCAATAACAGCCTCTAATTTACAGCTAGTTTTAACACATGGCTGTAAGCCACAATATTATTAATACTGAGGTTCACCGAGTTCATCATTTTCAcataaatgtattcattcaattgatttatattatttactgtaaatgttttgCTGTTAAAGCCTTCTCCATAGTGCTATGAATATATAATTCTGGTGGAGACATACCAATTACAaggttcatttatttgtcattttgtcaACACAGGATTGCACAATGAAATGTAAGTTGCAGCCCCTttaccccacacacacatagaaaatatatatacaaatatttacattagaatagaataaaattaaataaaattaatgaatacatacatttacttatataaaaatactttaaatacacatacataccTAGGGAGACCGGTTTAGTGGGAATGAGGGTAGTACAAAAGGTAGCGATACGGTAATGTGCAAAACCAGCATAACTGATAATCGAAAtcttgtgtttgtatgttttttttgcctaaaaacagtcatagttaAAGCAATTGAGACCAAAAAAAATACCATAATCAGTCTTTACAATCCACCATGTGTGATTTGTGTGTAGGCCAATGAATTTAAACGCTGATGTTAAAACCAACAAATTTACAGAAATGATATTGAGGACATGACCTCTGTATCATCAATAACAGCCATGGCCctcttttaacatttaaattaatatataaaatgtgaaaaacattGAGAAATTGTTTCATAAAGCTTTTATGAGTGACAAATAGGCCGTGTCCAAAATCATCCTACTCCCTACTGTGAGTGATAGTTTGTCACGCAATGCATTAAGGGTGAAATAAGACACTTCAcataggagaaaaaaaggcggATGCAACAGCAACAGTGACAGTGACACCTCCAGACAACACGGGCACCACGCCAAGTATGGGAGGAAATAAAGacaagttaaagggactgtttgtaagaatcagaaatgcttgttaacagcgtcacctgtggccgttaagtcaacgaaagtcagcgtcgggctcgcgcttgtgcgagaacgagcgcgctgtgtgagtgaaggcaggcagaggagcagcagacACTCCGgctctggagaccaaagctacggtctttTCCCCCCGCGTCCTACGACctcggccaacactgttttgcaagacgggcttcactagatataactttgtggttttggtgcttccgtgtagtttgagttggagtctgagtctgaacagcgtagacacagaCGAGCGCGcacgggacaccgacccgggctgatttatacgtgtaagaagttgcaaacagtccctttaaatgattaACAGTTCAGATAGTTCGCTAAAATTTAGCTAAAAGTAGtgaataaacagttgaaatagttaacgtTAACTAAAATTTAGCTTAAATTAATggtgaaatagttagctaaaaatGAGCTAAAAGTAATCGCCATAGCAACAAGCTCTCACCTCCGGCTCAGGCAGAGAGGTGGACTAACTTTACTCCCTCACACTGAgtcacctttctaaaagctctgtggatatatattattcattttaaatattcgtctacataaaatgtcataaaacaagACCTTTAATATTTATGCAACAGGCTTAATTAGACAAGTGTAACCTGACAATCTAACACCAGTCAAAGGCCAAGACTAGTCTTAAACTAAAGTTTATGTAAGTCATGACCTCTGTATTGTTAtaatatataggctatatatcTGCTAGGGCTGTATATGTTAACACAACAGTTGTTCACAAACAGCATCTCCTCATCATGTCTAAATCCTGCCATCAGCTGACCTTTAACTAAAGACAGtttcttttattctgaaaatcaaACCAACGTCTTTGGGCCAACGGCTCCGTGGACATTTAGCCGTTAATAAACCGTTAATAAAGGGGCAGTTGATGTCCAAACTGCGCGGTCCCGTAGTGCAGCTCCGTGATGAGACCGTGTCATCCAAAACTGTAGTACAACCCAAATCCTCCACTCTAATAAAGCCTTTGCGAAGAGCTACACTGCTGTAGGTGACTGCTAACGACAACtgatcagctaacattagcccAAGCGCTTTTTGTCGCTGTTATTGTTGACTATTTAGGTCCCATGGCGGAGCTCCGTGGTGAGGCCCTCGTTTAGTTAAGCCGTTACAAACTCAAATTCTCCGTGAATTCACCGCACAGCTCTGATGATGACTGAACTATATTTTATTCTCCACTTTACGGTCCCAAAAATAGCGTTTTAAACGACAAACGGGTGCAGTTTACTTACGTTTGATATCGACCGTCCTCCTGGTGTAGCTGAGCAgcgtctgtctctctgagctCCGCCATTGCTAACTACAGCAACATACGCAGGAAATGTTCCGTCCTACGTGCTTTACGTAAACTGCGCAGTTTACGTAAACGTAAATTGCTGTTGAGTTTCTCAAATGTAACTCATTTACAATGTTACAAGGTTCATTTATTTGCCATTTTACAACGCAGGTGTATGTAAGAATAAACAgtagattaaaataaattaaattagaataaaataaacttaaaaataaacttttaacGATTAAAAGAATACgtctaatgaaatgaaaagattaAACAGAATGCATGACAGTATGTCCAAAGTGACAGGTGAACaagtgaaaacataaaaatgtttttatgtcaGTGTGAGAGGTGATAACCAAACAGTAACCAGGTGACACCAGTGGGAGGCAGCTGAGCGTCATAATTATTACACTTTGCACTTTGTTTCACtgtgttatgttctatgtttgtgactgtttttgtatgtctgtgtttgcaccTTGGTCCGTGAGCAACGACATTTCGTTTTAAACCGTGTACTTTGTAtgtgtaaaaattacaataaagttGAACTTGACTTGATAATGCAGGTGTCTCTCCGTCTCCAACCACTGTCACAGCTCTTCATGGACACTGCAGATGGCCGCTGCTCAAagtgtacatatacatatactctatAAA harbors:
- the trmt1l gene encoding TRMT1-like protein; the protein is MCICHLPCRNLKPSLSGDQASGRHVAHYHCVVCSVTIARKTDMISHLKRHVNKGETEASYSGNSDVPFEEPAPSGQAYEIMKELGTNVQLLPNHTTPQKSDTYFNRKMKTNRQLVFCSLAVLAEERNPVECLDAFGATGIMGLQWAKHLRNAVKVTITDISDICVKMIKENCELNHIRVDGGSRGPRGPDGASSEVEGAPIATVEVAKMDANVTMHLWSFDYIHLDPFGTAVNYLDAAFRNVRNLGIISVTSTDTGSLYSKSPNVTLRHYGCHIVRTEYYKELAARMVVATVARAAARCNKGIEVLLAVALEHFVLVVVRVLRGPTQADESAKKLRKLVHCQWCEERLFLRLGNMVDDTLPCNCHGSLPGKTSVQLGPLWSGPLFNTGFLRRMLSAAVKHSMDDIQPLVKTLICESDCTTLKSLVHGPSALTNQVECGVVIKTLQSGEESGPAEQSGKRKTGEESGNVVKKMKSDASLDHPPFYYSIHRHSIRGMNMPKLNKFLQYLTEAGFRVSRTHFDPTGVRTDATLEQFKSVLTKYSVPTYTTATATQTSVSTENTV